Below is a genomic region from Oscarella lobularis chromosome 14, ooOscLobu1.1, whole genome shotgun sequence.
GAAAGCCGGACGCGCCTATCACAAATACAAGGCGAAGCGAAACTGTTGGCCCAAAGTTCGTGGCGTTGCTATGAACGTAAGTTTTTTCGAAGTCACGTgttcttagcgcgcgttaccgTTGACTTATTTTAGCCTGTTGAGCATCCTCACGGAGGTGGTAACCATCAGCACATTGGGAAACCGTCGACTGTGAAGCGAAATACACCCGCCGGTAGGAAAGTCGGTCTGATTGCTGCAAGGAGAACGGGTCGGCTTCGGGGAGGAAAGAAGAGTGGTGCTCATGAGAAGGACTAGAACTCCCGTGGTATTAACATGCTTTTCTGGCGTTTTTGTCGTTTGAGAAAAATAATGAATGAAAATAGTCTTAATATCCGCAGCGTTAATGGGAAATATAGCCTGCCTCTGCTCGAGAGACGTTTCCGGTCGTTCTTACATCCGGGCCAGAGTCGTGACTCGTGAACAATTTCCGAAAGCATTCTCGACATTCTCATGGCATTAGCGAGAGATCCTTTGACGAAAAGCCGCAAGACCCCGGACGCTCCCGACATCCCGGCGGACCTTCGaattggcgacgtcgtctacgaTGTCAGCGGATCGAGCTCACTGGCAAGGAGAGGAATACTGCGTTATCTTGGGCCGATGAAATTCGCCAAGGGAACATGGGCCGGCATAGAGCTGGAATCGCCGGAGGGGAAGAATGACGGCTCTGTCCAGGGCCACCGGTGCGATGGCGCTATTGGTTCATTTtttagcaattttttttgcaaTTTTGTGTTTAGTTATTTCGACTGTAAACCGAATTTTGGGATTTTTGTCCTCGCGAAAAAAGTTATGAAGGCCAAATCTCTTACGTCGAAGGTCAGCAGAATACTCAAGACTGTATAATTGTCTGTCAAGTAATCGCCTAGTCCTCGTGTCCTGACACTCTCTCGCCCGCATGAGGATACGGGCTGGAGAGTCTGGGCACGAGACGAAGTCACGAGACTGGACTGACTGTATTAATTTCTAggagacgaaggagaaagacgacgaaatcgaaaaacaTGGGATCTTGGTCAGACACCGATAAATACTGTGTGACTACTTTTGTCTTATAATCGCTTTTTagttgaaggagaaggatgACGAGACGGAACGGATGGTTGAAAAGATGAGGaggatgaagaaagaagtaATACACTCATAAATAGTACTTTTGTCATATAATCGCTTTTAGTTGCAGGAGAAGGACGAAGAGGTGAGGAGGATGGATCAAAAGATGAAGAGGATGAAGGAAGACGTAAGACACTCATAAATAGTACTTTTGTCATATAATCGCTTTTCagttgaaggagaaggatgACGAGACGGAGAAGATGGATGAAAAGATGAGGAGgttgaagaaaaacgtaaGACACTTATAAAGAGTACTTTTGTCATATAATCGCTTTTTAGGTGCAGGAGAAGGATGAAGAAACGGAGAGAATGGATGATAAGATGAGGAggatgaagaaagacgtaAGACACTCATAAATACAGTACTACTTTTGTCATATAATCGCTTTTTAGTTGCAGGAGAAGGATGACGAGATCGAGAGGATTTATGAAGAGATGAAGAggatgaagaaagacgtaAGACACTCATAAATACTACTTTCTTTTGTCAAATACCGGTAATCGCTTTTTTagttgaaggagaaggatgacgagacgaagaggatgGATGGAGAGATTAAGAGGATAAAGAAAGACGTAAGACACTcataaaaagtacttttgTCATATAATCGCTTTTTAGTTGCAGGAGAAGGACAGAAAGTTGGCGATgaaggaggaagaagtgAGGAGGATGGAAGAAGAGGTGAGGAGGATGGAAGAAGAGATGGAGGGGATGAGGGAAGATGTAAGACACTCATAAATACTCTAAGAATCACTAATTATATTACGTCCATGCTCTCTCCTTAGATGGGGCGCGATGAAGCTGGGGAAGTATCAGTAGCAGAGGTAGGCCAGTTAATAAtcactaattaattacgtcCATGCTCTCTTCTTAGACGGGGATCGGTGTACAGGGCGCAGTTGGGGGAGGAGACGCTGGAGtcggagaagaggaagaagaggtaGGCCAGTTAATAATCACTAAATAATTACGTCCATGCTCTCTTCTTATTAATTACGTCCATGCTCTCTCCTTAGACGGGGATTGGTGTACAGGGCGCAGTTGGGGGAAGAGACGCTGGAGccggagaagaggaagaagaggtaGTCCAGTTAATACTTACTAATGACAATGAGCCAGCCTAGCTCTTGCGTAGGGTAAATATTGTCTTAGGCcgcgtcgaagaagagctgTTGCCCCGTCGGCCGTCTCGCCGGCGGCCAAGCAAAGCGGTAAAGATCTTTTGGACTGTTTTCCGTTTTTTGACATAGTTTACTTCTTCTTAGAATCGGAAGCAAAGAGAATTCTCAATCTACCAATTggtaaaaaataataaaaccTTTTTCATAttttgactttcttttgcagGCGATTTCTGGAAAGAGGCCAGAGAGGGTAGGGTTCAGCTAATGAGTAAATATTTACGTCTTTTTCATAACCTGTTTCAAATTTATGTGATTTCACCCTTGCTTAGATTTAGaaatttcttgtttttgGCAGGCCTAAAAAGGGAAGGAGCGAGAATTACGACGAGAGACGGCATCCCAAGAAGGACTCTGGCCTACTTTGAAAGGGCCATAGATACGAAGTAAACATtaacaaaaattaatttagtaCGCTAATGTTTAACTTTTACAGATGGGAGAA
It encodes:
- the LOC136195698 gene encoding golgin subfamily A member 6-like protein 7 isoform X1 — translated: MKFAKGTWAGIELESPEGKNDGSVQGHRYFDCKPNFGIFVLAKKVMKAKSLTSKETKEKDDEIEKHGILLKEKDDETERMVEKMRRMKKELQEKDEEVRRMDQKMKRMKEDLKEKDDETEKMDEKMRRLKKNVQEKDEETERMDDKMRRMKKDLQEKDDEIERIYEEMKRMKKDLKEKDDETKRMDGEIKRIKKDLQEKDRKLAMKEEEVRRMEEEVRRMEEEMEGMREDMGRDEAGEVSVAETGIGVQGAVGGGDAGVGEEEEETGIGVQGAVGGRDAGAGEEEEEGKYCLRPRRRRAVAPSAVSPAAKQSESEAKRILNLPIGDFWKEAREGLKREGARITTRDGIPRRTLAYFERAIDTKWENRETCKTTTALLGMSAGKEGFYHIKNRLVKAWQSVLTKYIEI
- the LOC136195698 gene encoding golgin subfamily A member 6-like protein 7 isoform X2, whose product is MKFAKGTWAGIELESPEGKNDGSVQGHRYFDCKPNFGIFVLAKKVMKAKSLTSKETKEKDDEIEKHGILLKEKDDETERMVEKMRRMKKELQEKDEEVRRMDQKMKRMKEDLKEKDDETEKMDEKMRRLKKNVQEKDEETERMDDKMRRMKKDLQEKDDEIERIYEEMKRMKKDLKEKDDETKRMDGEIKRIKKDLQEKDRKLAMKEEEVRRMEEEVRRMEEEMEGMREDMGRDEAGEVSVAETGIGVQGAVGGGDAGVGEEEEETGIGVQGAVGGRDAGAGEEEEEAASKKSCCPVGRLAGGQAKRIGSKENSQSTNWRFLERGQRGPKKGRSENYDERRHPKKDSGLL
- the LOC136195698 gene encoding golgin subfamily A member 6-like protein 7 isoform X4: MKFAKGTWAGIELESPEGKNDGSVQGHRYFDCKPNFGIFVLAKKVMKAKSLTSKETKEKDDEIEKHGILLKEKDDETERMVEKMRRMKKELQEKDEEVRRMDQKMKRMKEDLKEKDDETEKMDEKMRRLKKNVQEKDEETERMDDKMRRMKKDLQEKDDEIERIYEEMKRMKKDLKEKDDETKRMDGEIKRIKKDLQEKDRKLAMKEEEVRRMEEEVRRMEEEMEGMREDMGRDEAGEVSVAETGIGVQGAVGGGDAGVGEEEEETGIGVQGAVGGRDAGAGEEEEEAASKKSCCPVGRLAGGQAKRIGSKENSQSTNWRFLERGQRG
- the LOC136195698 gene encoding golgin subfamily A member 6-like protein 7 isoform X3 gives rise to the protein MKFAKGTWAGIELESPEGKNDGSVQGHRYFDCKPNFGIFVLAKKVMKAKSLTSKETKEKDDEIEKHGILLKEKDDETERMVEKMRRMKKELQEKDEEVRRMDQKMKRMKEDLKEKDDETEKMDEKMRRLKKNVQEKDEETERMDDKMRRMKKDLQEKDDEIERIYEEMKRMKKDLKEKDDETKRMDGEIKRIKKDLQEKDRKLAMKEEEVRRMEEEVRRMEEEMEGMREDMGRDEAGEVSVAETGIGVQGAVGGGDAGVGEEEEETGIGVQGAVGGRDAGAGEEEEEGKYCLRPRRRRAVAPSAVSPAAKQSESEAKRILNLPIGDFWKEAREGRVQLMNLEISCFWQA